In the genome of Haemorhous mexicanus isolate bHaeMex1 chromosome 22, bHaeMex1.pri, whole genome shotgun sequence, the window TTGCAAGGAAAACTGGAACTCTGAAAGAGTTTGTTAATGCAGAATATACTGACAACTACTACAAGGGTAAGagaaacagctgctgcagggaatgCTTAGGGTGCTCAGACTGAAATGGGGTCAGACAGGGCTCTCAAAGTCTTGTGCATGAGGCATTATGCACCCCAAAGTTCTGGTGTGCTATTGACAATCTGTGCATTTGTGCTGGGACTGTGCCCTGTTAGATGCAATATTCTGCCATTTTTGATATACAGTGATTTAATGACTTGCATTTGCtgtttgtgtgggttttttcctgttcagTTGTAGAGCTTTTTagcctgcagagctctcagTTCCAGCATCCTACATGGAGCTGAGGGAATTGCAGTGCTGAAAGCTCTCAATCTGTACTAAAAGCTGAGGATTTCTGTCTGATGGGTGTCTCGGCAGGCCAGACTGCTCTTCACATTGCCATCGAGAGGAGGAACATGTACCTGGTGAAGCTCCTGGTCCAGAATGGAGCAGATGTTCATGCCAGAGCCTGTGGGGAGTTCTTCAGGAAAATCAAAGGGAAATCTGGCTTTTATTTTGGTAGGAGTGAGCACAGTATGGTTTTTATTGATGGAGTTGTCCTAGCAGCAATCCCAAGTGCAAGCTGTTAAATAATCCTGTTTATGTGGGACTGGAGGCTCAGAAGTACCAGATGGGCTGTTCCACCTCTAGGCCAAACATTTCCTTCCAAAGACTGAGCTTATAAAGAAACACAGTTGGTAGCTGATGGTGTTCAGTGTGAGCCTGGTGTCAGCTTTCCTTTGTTCTCTGAGCACTGTATCCTTTGTAAcctgctcctgtcctggcaggatttttttaagcagctgtgtttctgtgatgTAGTTAAACTAAAGAAAACCTATTTTAACAGCTATCACAAGAATTGGTGCTGTTCCAGACAGAGAAATTAATCTTTTCTCATGGTGAAAGATGAAAACAATGTGATGTCTCTGTTTATGCACCTCTAGTACTGGGATTTCTGACCACTCCTTCCCATTGCTTGCCATAGGAGAGCTGCCTTtgtccctggctgcctgcaccAACCAGCTCTGCATTGTGAAATTCCTCCTGGAGAATCCCTACCAGGCAGCCAACATCGCTGCTGAGGACTCCATGGGCAACATGGTCCTGCACACACTGGTGGAGATTGCAGATAACACCAAGGATAACACCAAGTTTGTGACCAAGATGTATAATAACATATTGATCCTTGGTGCCAAAATTAATCCCATCCTCAAGCTGGAAGAACTCACCAACAAGAAAGGGCTGACTCCTTTAACTCTGGCAGCCAAAACAGGGAAGATAGGGGTAGGTGAACAGAGGTGATTGACTGTCTCATTGTTGTGTCACATTATAGAGAGAACATGTAAAACATTTATGCAGAATGGATTTTTGAACTTCATTATTGAGGCCTTTTAGTTGGGAGGAACTGGTGCTGCAGTTTAACTGCACAGTCCTTAAAGGCTACAACGTGTGAGTGTGTCTGTGCCCAGCTGGTTTATTCACACCCCACTGGAATGCAAGGCAGCCCCAGAGGAAACAAAGTGGGTCTCTGATATCATCAGAACCACTGGAGCTCTTTTATTTCAGACAGGCTGATGTAACTCATCTTCTGGCAGTTCCCATTCAAAGTGACTGCTCAGAGATGAGTATGAgatctctgcttttctcttgcaATTTTGAAACAGATAATGCCAGGTTGTAAGAGGTGTTTGTATTTCCCATCTCCCATCACACAGTGAGAAAATTAACTGGGATCTCTGCAGTGCTCCAGTGGTTTGGCTTCAGCTCAGTAGAACTAGGGAGAAATGACCCTTCCTGGGTTGTGGAGAGGCTGAGGAATGAGAAGTCCATTAGCACTGAAATGTTGGTTGTATTGTTCTTTTGCAATTAGATTTTCGCTTACATCCTCAGACGGGAGATCAAAGACCCCGAGTGCAGACACTTGTCCAGGAAGTTCACTGAATGGGCCTATGGACCTGTCCACTCCTCTCTTTATGACCTGTCCTGTATAGACACCTGTGAGAAAAATTCAGTGCTTGAGATCCTTGCCTACAGCAGTGAGACACCAGTGAGTACTGCACCTcctcagctggggagagcttCATGTTCCACACAGAGCATCTTTTCCCTCACTTCCATGAAACAGCAACCTCCACCCTGAGCTTAAGGGAACTAGAGGGATCATTTGCTAAAGATTTATAGaatatgttttttttcaaagtccAGGATATTCTGGTCCTAGCAAAATTCTCCTTTTGCTCCTGCACAGAACCGTCACGAGATGCTGCTGGTGGAGCCCCTTAACAGGCTGCTGCAAGACAAGTGGGACCGCTTTGTCAAGCACTTGTTTTACTTCAACTTCTTTGTCTACACCATGCACATCACCAtcctcactgcagctgcttACTACAGACCTGTACAGAAGAATGAAAAGGTACATTATGCTGTCATGTGTCAGGGGAACCACCCACTGCGTGATATCCCAATTTGAATGTGTGCCCTTAGCatccaaattttcccctttcctaAAGGCAGGAGAGATTTGGCCCTGCTTGCTTCCCAGTCTTGCCCCCTTGCTGCAGCACATTGAGAAACTTAACCACTCCCTGTTCCCCCAGAAATGGAGttgcttccagctgctggaaggcCAGGTATTTCTATCTCCAGTTCTGAACACATCTGGTTTCCTGTCTTCTACAGCCTCCCTTCACCTTTGGTCACACCACTGGGGAATATTTTCGAGTAACTGGAGAGATCCTGAGTGTACTGGGAggcctctatttttttttcagaggggtaagatatttgaaaattttccttttgctgtttggGTAGGTGTAGGAGAGAATCAATCAAGCTTTTCCTGTTTATGCACATTGGCTGCTTAGATAATCCATGTTTCAGTCAAGAGGTACAAATCATTTTCCTTGACCTGATGTTACTGGAAGGGTCCTCCCAGCTCTTGGATCAGTGTTGGTTTTGAGCTGTTCTTGTGAGGTGTTTTATGCTCCCTGATACAGGGGTCAGTGCTTAGTTAATTAATTCACAGGGGATATTAATATTTCCTTGATGCAAACCTGATCTTTGTTCCCTTTTCAGATCCAGTATTTCGTGCAGAGGCGCCCATCACTGAGGACCCTGATAGTTGATGGCTACAGTGAGGTTCTTTTGTAAGATCCCATATCTTTGATTGCATCTCAGTGTGTGGGTTCTGTAGTTGAGGCTGAAGCCACCTGTGACAGGAGCTTTGCTATAATTCCCTGGGTCTTTACTACAGAGTTGCCAGTGGAGAGTGTTGAACAGATGGGTCTGGGTCTGTGACCTCCTGTGGAGGTAAAGCAAATTAAGTGTCTGAATGTTCTGTGTGTCATGCAGGAGTTAGGAATAGATATCCAAATGAGATTCACACATTGTTTATGCAGAAACCCTCCCATTGCTAATGGAGCTTTGCCTCTCCAAGGCCCTTTCTCTTCCCAACTTGACAATCCCTTGTTCTGCTCTCttccccacagggctgctctgttcCCAGCACCTGTGGCCAGCTCAGCCCTCTGCACTCACACCACTCTTGTCTTCCAGCTTTGtccactccctgctcctgctgagctctgtggtgCTGTACTTCTGTGGCCAGGAGCTCTACGTGGCTTCCATGGTGTTCTCCttggccctgggctgggccaaCATGCTCTACTACACGCGGGGCTTCCAGCAGATGGGGATTTACTCGGTCATGATCGCCAAGGTCAGTGCAGGGAGCGCCTGAGGGGGCAGCAGAGCCTCACCGCAGGAGCTTCTGCAACAGCCCCATTTCCAGGGCACACCCGGCCATGCCTGCCTCTCACATGACTCTGCTGGCCTTTGTATTATTTTCTGAGTGAAGTGAAAACATTTAAGTAACGTTAAAAACCCCCCCTGCTCTTCACCCATATGTTTGATAGCAATCTTGATAGgatgatgattattattatttttattacctGCCATGCTTGAAAATAACTGTAATTGGGTAGGCATGGATGCAAGGAGACTGAGAACAGTGCAGGCTGCTCTGGTGGGAGATGGCCCAGCCTTCTACCAGCTGCAAATTTCTCCAGGTATAGATAAAATGTTGCCAAACAGAGCAATTAGCTAAGAGGCAGTGGCTGGCTAATAAACCTCTCTGGGATGTAGCCAGCCAGCCCAAGAGGGGAAGAAAGATGGAACTGCCTTTATGTGGTTTGTGCTCACAAAGAGGAAACTGTTCCCATGTGTATGTGTTGCATTTGTGTGTAAATTGCTGCATGgataagagaaaaatgttttctgtattaAAGTTTATTATCTCAGCTGGATAATAATGCTTAATGCATGAACAGCCAGTTCAGAGCTAATGCATTCTTGAGCCAAAGCAGTATTTTCTACCAGTTTTTGTTGCAGTGTACATTcaagatttaaaattttttcctctgtttccatGCTACAGATGATCCTTAGAGATTTGTGTCGCTTCATGTTTGTCTATCTCGTATTCCTCTTGGGATTTTCCACAGGTAATATTCTACTTGGAGTTccttttttttaccttaaagAATCTCAGAAAAGTTAGTTTTTCAAGTTGCTTAGACATTTTGATCCCAACAAAAAACCTAACAAAttaacttaatttaaaaaaaaatcttttcagaaTAACGATTGTTTGTAGTAATTTCATACAGCTTTTCAAAGTTGTAAAGCTGAATAGAAAACCATCCATCCTTTTCTATGTGGAGAAAACTGAGCCAGCACCTGCTAAGAGGGTGTCAGTTCTGGGGAATATTTTATAGGGCAATTTCCCTGGGGTCAATGTGCCGTGGAGGGAACGTGTGTTACCCCTCTGCTCCTTTTCACTGCTTGCAATGAAGTTATGATCTCAAACTGTGTTTCCATTGTGTGAATGTAATGCTCtttttgccacagctgtggtGACTTTGATTGAAGATGACAACGAGGGGCAGGAAACAAATAGTTCTGA includes:
- the TRPV1 gene encoding transient receptor potential cation channel subfamily V member 1, which translates into the protein MSSILGKMKKFGSFDMEESEVTDEHTDGEDSVQEAPDNAQGPLSSRMHPPKSNIFARRGRFVMGDSDKDMAPMDSFCQMDHLMAPSIIKFHVNLERGKLHKLLSTDSITGCSEKAFRFYDRRRIFDAVAQGNTKDLSDLLLYLNRTFKHLTDEEFKEPETGKTCLLKAMLNLHDGKNDTIPLLLDIARKTGTLKEFVNAEYTDNYYKGQTALHIAIERRNMYLVKLLVQNGADVHARACGEFFRKIKGKSGFYFGELPLSLAACTNQLCIVKFLLENPYQAANIAAEDSMGNMVLHTLVEIADNTKDNTKFVTKMYNNILILGAKINPILKLEELTNKKGLTPLTLAAKTGKIGIFAYILRREIKDPECRHLSRKFTEWAYGPVHSSLYDLSCIDTCEKNSVLEILAYSSETPNRHEMLLVEPLNRLLQDKWDRFVKHLFYFNFFVYTMHITILTAAAYYRPVQKNEKPPFTFGHTTGEYFRVTGEILSVLGGLYFFFRGIQYFVQRRPSLRTLIVDGYSEVLFFVHSLLLLSSVVLYFCGQELYVASMVFSLALGWANMLYYTRGFQQMGIYSVMIAKMILRDLCRFMFVYLVFLLGFSTAVVTLIEDDNEGQETNSSDYARCCHVKRGRTSYNSLYYTCLELFKFTIGMGDLEFTENYRFKSVFVILLVLYVILTYILLLNMLIALMGETVNKIAQESKSIWKLQRAITILDIENSYLNCLRHSFRSGKQVLVGITPDGQDDYRWCFRVDEVNWSTWNTNLGIINEDPGYSGDLRRNLSFSIKPGRVSGKHWKTLVPLLKDGEKRREEPHKPPEEVKLKPVLEPYFEPENSEELKESIPKSA